A single region of the Caballeronia insecticola genome encodes:
- a CDS encoding EAL domain-containing protein has protein sequence MKRTTHGSPAANAAPRSDHAFRHRVLEGLRSGEFCIAYQGIYRVDTGELAQMEALIRWRHPDYGVLLPGAFSDAFKDAEIMHELTWFVMDTVASDIGAWRARGGAHYPVAVNVPPSIAAMPGFAEQMESICTTHGIEPACLELELSESEDLACFPGMQKVVRRFGDKGVSIAMDDFGTGYSCLAALAPIEFKTVKIAKELLTDAPRSPNARMVFSSVVALLTRLHVSIVVEGVETAAQAQWLAQWPYVLAQGFFLARPAFGMDNVPGARLKHALARPGSARREGHRGMRLADAA, from the coding sequence ATGAAAAGGACAACACACGGCTCGCCCGCAGCGAACGCCGCGCCGAGGTCAGATCATGCATTCCGGCATCGCGTGCTCGAGGGCCTCAGGTCCGGCGAGTTCTGCATCGCCTATCAGGGAATCTACCGAGTCGACACCGGCGAGCTTGCGCAAATGGAAGCGCTGATTCGCTGGCGTCATCCGGACTATGGCGTATTGCTGCCCGGCGCATTCAGCGATGCGTTCAAGGACGCTGAAATCATGCACGAGCTGACCTGGTTCGTGATGGACACGGTCGCATCCGATATCGGCGCATGGCGTGCACGCGGCGGCGCGCATTATCCGGTCGCGGTGAACGTGCCGCCCTCGATCGCGGCCATGCCGGGCTTCGCCGAGCAGATGGAGAGCATCTGCACCACGCACGGCATCGAGCCTGCGTGCCTCGAACTGGAGTTGTCGGAGAGCGAGGATCTCGCGTGCTTTCCGGGCATGCAGAAAGTGGTGCGCCGCTTCGGCGACAAAGGCGTGAGCATTGCGATGGACGATTTCGGTACCGGCTATTCGTGTCTTGCCGCGCTCGCGCCGATCGAGTTCAAAACGGTCAAGATTGCGAAGGAACTGTTGACGGACGCGCCGCGCTCGCCGAATGCGCGCATGGTGTTTTCGTCGGTGGTGGCGTTGCTGACGCGGCTTCACGTGTCGATCGTCGTCGAAGGTGTCGAGACGGCGGCGCAGGCGCAGTGGCTCGCGCAATGGCCGTATGTGCTCGCGCAAGGGTTCTTTCTCGCGCGGCCTGCGTTCGGCATGGACAACGTGCCGGGCGCGCGTCTTAAGCATGCGCTTGCGCGGCCGGGGTCGGCGCGGCGCGAAGGGCATCGCGGCATGCGTCTCGCCGACGCGGCCTGA
- a CDS encoding Csu type fimbrial protein — MRRVALFIALFLLTIAPVRAQVCTASISSINFGSIAPATTSSATVSGSVTVTCSGFVLNLPVRACINIGTGSGGASFSPRFASNGTDTLQYNLYADSAGSTVWGSRRSASYGAVAVDIPLTIALGTASGSRTLPFYARVPAGQTTLVAGVYTSAFSGATQAEMTYQQYLLTAPSCSTLTANSNALSFTVSATVINDCTLAATNINFGTAGVLNGTLNATGTLSVACTSNDPYSIALSAGSGSGASVADRRMTKSGGSEQVRYQLYQNAAYTTPWGDGIGGTSAVTGTGSGSSQAITVYARVLPQTTPSAGNYSDTIIATITY, encoded by the coding sequence ATGAGGCGAGTCGCGTTATTCATCGCGTTGTTTCTCCTGACCATCGCGCCGGTTCGCGCGCAAGTGTGCACGGCGTCGATATCGAGCATCAACTTCGGCTCGATCGCGCCCGCGACCACGTCGAGCGCAACCGTATCGGGCTCGGTCACCGTGACGTGCAGCGGCTTCGTGCTGAACCTGCCGGTGCGCGCGTGCATCAACATCGGCACGGGCAGCGGCGGCGCGTCGTTCTCGCCGCGCTTCGCCAGCAACGGCACGGACACGCTGCAATACAACCTTTACGCCGATTCGGCCGGCAGCACCGTCTGGGGCTCGCGGCGCTCGGCGAGCTACGGCGCGGTGGCCGTCGATATACCGCTCACGATCGCGCTCGGCACCGCGTCGGGCAGCCGCACGCTGCCGTTCTACGCGCGCGTGCCCGCGGGACAGACGACGCTCGTCGCGGGCGTTTATACGTCGGCGTTTTCGGGCGCGACGCAGGCGGAAATGACGTATCAGCAATATTTGCTGACGGCGCCTTCCTGCTCGACGCTCACCGCGAACTCGAATGCGCTGTCGTTCACGGTGTCGGCGACCGTCATCAACGATTGCACGCTCGCCGCGACCAACATCAACTTCGGCACGGCGGGCGTGCTGAACGGCACGCTCAACGCGACCGGCACGCTGAGCGTCGCGTGCACCAGCAACGACCCTTATTCGATCGCGCTGTCGGCGGGAAGCGGCAGCGGCGCGAGCGTCGCGGACCGCCGCATGACGAAGAGCGGCGGCAGCGAGCAAGTGCGCTATCAGCTGTACCAGAACGCCGCCTACACGACGCCCTGGGGCGACGGCATCGGCGGCACGTCGGCGGTGACGGGTACCGGCAGCGGCTCCAGTCAGGCCATCACGGTATATGCGCGCGTGCTGCCGCAGACGACGCCGAGCGCGGGCAATTACAGCGATACGATCATCGCGACGATCACGTATTGA
- a CDS encoding fimbria/pilus outer membrane usher protein, producing the protein MATTLAAVSNTALPVAGNAGNAGNAGNAIANAQGELYLEVAINGTSTQKIAEFFVTNTMIYTTADELRDLGLRTDDLRPDAQGRIALGFVPGLRYTYRPERQRIDFEATDARRMPAALANTPARAPTAATGTGLVINYEATVQTNSPTQYGLYSEQRFFYPGGVLDNTGTAYWYADRRSYVRLDTSWSHSDTASLVTTRLGDTISSSLTWTRPVRMGGAQISRDFALRPDLVTYPVPALAGSAAVPSAVDLYVNNVRQYSGNAPSGPFVINAVPAINGAGEAVIVSRDVLGRSVMTTVPLYIDARLLARGLTDFSVEAGFVRRAYALRSFDYAGDPSISASLRRGLTDTFTFEAHAEATRGVYNAGIGMLFGVGQAGVFNVSIAGSAGNGGSNPAPLYVYPPGYYGGFASVAPAATPVPAPSANGGSGLQISAGWQWRTPALSIDLQAQKATPHYSDLASAEGTPVPRSTYRATLAAPLRVFGSSSTASASYVGLDDPYYGDSRIGSLAYSVTLPRGTSLAASIYHDFGDTHNTGVFVALSFALGGALNASVDAGTDHGKPLFGAAVTKTADYGGGFGWQVQTARQNGIQQSLGQGAYRGRYGDLLATVASVDSRVYGELDASGSLVLMAGDVLAGRRIDDAFALVSTDGVPDVPVLHENREIGKTNAAGHLLVPDLVAYQANHLAIDPLDLPADTAVSTTQLNLAPQSRAGVLARFPLHGFTGAQLQLVDAGGAPLPPGTALTHRETGKHYVVGYDGLAFIDDLARANTLDAAPAGKHCEASVPYAAQGHGLPTLGPFVCGNVSR; encoded by the coding sequence ATGGCCACGACGCTTGCCGCCGTATCGAATACCGCGCTGCCGGTCGCCGGCAATGCGGGCAATGCGGGTAACGCGGGCAATGCAATAGCGAACGCGCAGGGCGAGCTTTATCTGGAAGTGGCGATCAACGGCACGTCGACGCAAAAGATCGCGGAATTCTTCGTGACGAACACGATGATCTACACGACCGCCGACGAACTGCGCGACCTCGGCCTGCGCACCGACGACCTGCGGCCCGACGCGCAAGGCCGCATCGCGCTCGGCTTCGTGCCCGGTTTGCGCTACACGTACCGGCCGGAGCGGCAGCGCATCGACTTCGAAGCCACCGATGCACGCCGCATGCCCGCCGCGCTCGCCAACACGCCCGCGCGCGCGCCGACGGCGGCCACGGGCACCGGCCTCGTCATCAATTACGAAGCCACGGTGCAGACCAACTCGCCGACGCAATACGGCCTCTACAGCGAGCAACGCTTCTTCTATCCGGGCGGCGTGCTCGACAACACCGGCACCGCGTACTGGTACGCGGACCGTCGCAGCTACGTGCGGCTCGATACGTCGTGGAGCCATTCGGACACGGCATCGCTCGTCACGACGCGCCTCGGCGACACGATCTCCTCATCGCTCACGTGGACGCGGCCGGTGCGCATGGGCGGCGCGCAAATCTCGCGCGATTTCGCGCTGCGGCCCGATCTCGTCACCTATCCGGTGCCCGCGCTCGCGGGATCGGCTGCGGTGCCGAGCGCCGTCGATCTGTATGTAAACAACGTGCGCCAGTACAGCGGCAACGCGCCTTCGGGACCGTTCGTCATCAATGCGGTGCCCGCGATCAACGGTGCGGGCGAAGCCGTCATCGTGAGTCGCGACGTGCTCGGGCGCAGCGTCATGACGACAGTGCCGCTCTACATCGACGCCCGCCTGCTCGCGCGCGGCCTCACGGATTTCTCGGTGGAAGCGGGTTTCGTGCGGCGCGCCTACGCGCTGCGCTCGTTCGACTATGCGGGCGATCCGTCGATCTCCGCGTCGCTGCGGCGCGGGCTCACCGATACCTTCACGTTCGAAGCCCACGCCGAAGCGACGCGCGGCGTGTATAACGCGGGCATCGGCATGTTGTTCGGCGTCGGGCAGGCGGGCGTGTTCAACGTGTCGATTGCGGGCAGCGCGGGCAACGGCGGCTCGAATCCGGCGCCGCTCTACGTGTATCCACCCGGTTATTACGGCGGTTTTGCGTCGGTTGCACCGGCGGCGACGCCCGTCCCCGCGCCCTCCGCGAACGGCGGCAGCGGTCTGCAAATCTCGGCGGGATGGCAATGGCGCACGCCCGCGCTGTCCATCGACTTGCAAGCGCAGAAAGCGACGCCGCACTACAGCGACCTCGCCTCCGCCGAAGGCACGCCCGTGCCGCGTTCGACCTATCGCGCGACGCTCGCCGCGCCGCTGCGCGTGTTCGGCTCGTCGAGCACGGCGAGCGCGAGTTACGTCGGACTGGACGATCCGTACTACGGCGACTCGCGCATCGGCTCGCTCGCCTATTCGGTGACGCTGCCGCGCGGCACGTCGCTCGCGGCGAGCATCTATCACGACTTCGGCGACACGCATAACACGGGCGTCTTCGTCGCGTTGAGTTTCGCGCTGGGCGGCGCGCTCAATGCGAGCGTCGATGCGGGCACGGATCACGGCAAGCCGCTGTTCGGCGCGGCCGTCACGAAAACCGCCGATTACGGCGGCGGCTTCGGCTGGCAGGTGCAGACGGCCCGTCAGAACGGCATCCAGCAGTCGCTCGGACAAGGCGCGTATCGCGGACGCTACGGCGATCTGCTTGCGACCGTGGCAAGCGTCGATTCGCGCGTGTATGGCGAACTCGACGCATCGGGCTCGCTCGTGTTGATGGCGGGCGACGTGCTCGCGGGCCGCCGTATCGACGATGCCTTCGCGCTCGTCTCCACCGACGGCGTGCCGGACGTGCCCGTGCTGCACGAGAACCGCGAGATCGGCAAGACCAACGCGGCGGGGCATTTGCTCGTGCCGGATCTCGTCGCGTATCAGGCGAATCATCTGGCGATCGATCCGCTCGACCTGCCCGCCGATACCGCCGTCAGCACGACGCAACTGAATCTCGCGCCGCAATCGCGCGCGGGCGTGCTGGCGCGCTTTCCGCTGCACGGCTTCACGGGCGCGCAGTTGCAGCTCGTCGATGCGGGCGGCGCGCCGTTGCCGCCGGGCACGGCGCTGACGCATCGTGAAACGGGCAAGCACTATGTGGTGGGCTACGACGGCCTCGCCTTCATCGACGATCTCGCCCGCGCCAACACGCTCGATGCCGCGCCCGCCGGCAAGCACTGCGAAGCGAGCGTGCCGTATGCCGCGCAAGGGCACGGCTTGCCGACGCTCGGGCCGTTCGTCTGCGGGAATGTATCGCGATGA
- a CDS encoding fimbrial biogenesis chaperone, whose amino-acid sequence MRDPQFGRAARRLGRRALACIFAVLTLGTIDGSAWAAALQVSPIRLDLSVDKPAAALTLHNDGSVPLNAQVRVFAWTQSLDEDHLERTSEIVASPPIVRIAPNGDQTIRILRVSHAPLAREETYRLLIDEIPNGQSATATGVRMQLRYSVPVFAGVSDERAPPLALTLERKDAQAGAPLMLRAANNTDLHAQLSRVRLEWPDGQSTQLSAGLLGYALPRAVRRWPVAGAPANVTSATVHALVNGEPVTTRVNIAEPASGSASAPPPGR is encoded by the coding sequence ATGCGCGATCCGCAGTTTGGCCGGGCCGCGCGGCGGCTCGGAAGGCGCGCGCTCGCCTGCATTTTCGCCGTGCTGACGTTGGGGACGATCGACGGCTCCGCGTGGGCGGCGGCGTTGCAGGTGTCGCCGATCCGGCTCGATCTCTCCGTCGACAAGCCCGCCGCCGCGCTCACGCTGCACAACGACGGCTCTGTGCCGCTCAATGCACAAGTGCGCGTGTTCGCGTGGACGCAGTCGCTCGACGAAGACCATCTGGAGCGCACGTCGGAGATCGTCGCGAGCCCGCCGATCGTGCGTATCGCGCCGAACGGCGATCAGACCATCCGCATCCTGCGCGTAAGCCATGCGCCGCTCGCGCGCGAGGAAACCTACCGGCTGCTGATCGACGAAATTCCCAACGGGCAAAGCGCGACGGCCACCGGCGTGCGCATGCAGTTGCGCTATTCGGTGCCGGTGTTCGCGGGCGTTTCCGACGAACGCGCGCCGCCGCTCGCGCTGACGCTCGAACGCAAGGACGCGCAGGCCGGCGCGCCGCTGATGCTGCGCGCGGCGAACAACACCGATCTCCACGCACAACTGAGCCGCGTGCGTCTGGAATGGCCCGACGGCCAGTCGACGCAACTCTCCGCAGGCCTGCTCGGCTACGCGTTGCCGCGCGCGGTGCGCCGCTGGCCGGTGGCGGGCGCGCCCGCGAACGTGACGTCGGCGACCGTGCATGCGCTCGTCAACGGCGAGCCGGTGACGACGCGCGTGAATATCGCCGAGCCGGCGAGCGGGTCTGCATCCGCGCCGCCGCCCGGTCGCTGA
- a CDS encoding Csu type fimbrial protein, translating to MGPLVPLGAGAATRTTTFTVSLTLQNDCQIAANPLNFGNSGVIAANIDQTTTLSVTCSNGAAYNVGLDAGSVTGSTITSRLLAGTGTPTPTVGYQLYRDSARTLVWGQTVGTDTLSGTGNGAAQTLTVYGRVAPQTTPAAGTYTSTVTATITF from the coding sequence ATGGGACCGCTCGTTCCGCTCGGAGCCGGCGCCGCCACGCGAACCACCACCTTCACGGTGTCCCTCACGCTGCAGAACGATTGCCAGATCGCGGCCAATCCGCTGAATTTCGGCAACTCGGGCGTCATTGCCGCCAACATCGACCAGACGACGACGCTCTCCGTCACCTGCTCGAACGGCGCGGCCTATAACGTCGGGCTCGACGCGGGTTCGGTCACCGGCTCGACCATCACCAGCCGTCTGCTCGCGGGCACCGGCACGCCCACGCCGACCGTCGGCTATCAGCTGTATCGCGATTCCGCGCGCACGCTCGTCTGGGGCCAGACGGTCGGCACGGACACGCTGTCGGGCACCGGCAACGGCGCCGCGCAGACGCTGACGGTCTATGGCCGCGTCGCGCCGCAGACGACGCCCGCCGCCGGCACCTACACGTCGACCGTTACCGCGACCATCACCTTCTAG
- a CDS encoding ABC transporter ATP-binding protein produces the protein MSAVHLQQIRKTFAGIEVLKDVDIEVTDREFMVFVGPSGCGKSTLLRTIAGLERSDSGQVLIGGEDVTDLEPSQRGVAMVFQSYALYPHMTVYENIAFGLRMLKLPEAQIKERVHRAAEILQIGQLLERRPRALSGGQRQRVAIGRSIVREPQVFLFDEPLSNLDAALRVQMRLELIKLHKQLNATMIYVTHDQTEAMTMADRIVVLNHGRVEQIGSPLELYRTPRNRFVAGFIGSPKMNFMDVRVARVDAAGVTIELPGGETLTLPFAGASVKAGETLTLGIRPEHFVEACGGDIDSGLTGEVIVIEHLGGETLLHLRLPNDLVIQVKGSGESTAMEGQRLNAGFSIRHVHLFRDDGSALERMRPVTETAAA, from the coding sequence ATGAGCGCAGTTCATCTGCAGCAGATCCGCAAGACCTTTGCCGGTATCGAAGTGCTGAAGGACGTGGACATCGAAGTGACCGATCGCGAGTTCATGGTCTTCGTCGGTCCTTCGGGGTGCGGCAAGTCCACCTTGCTGCGCACCATCGCCGGACTCGAACGCAGCGACTCCGGGCAAGTACTGATCGGCGGCGAAGACGTGACCGACCTCGAACCGTCGCAGCGTGGCGTCGCCATGGTGTTTCAGTCGTATGCGCTCTATCCGCATATGACGGTGTACGAAAACATCGCCTTCGGGCTGCGCATGCTGAAGCTGCCCGAAGCGCAGATCAAGGAGCGCGTGCATCGCGCGGCGGAGATTCTTCAGATCGGTCAGTTGCTCGAACGGCGTCCGCGCGCGTTGTCGGGCGGGCAACGTCAGCGTGTTGCGATCGGCCGTTCGATCGTGCGCGAACCGCAAGTCTTTCTCTTCGACGAGCCGCTCTCCAATCTCGATGCCGCTCTGCGCGTGCAGATGCGCCTCGAACTCATCAAGCTGCACAAGCAGCTCAACGCGACGATGATCTACGTCACGCACGATCAGACCGAAGCGATGACCATGGCCGATCGCATCGTCGTGCTGAATCACGGGCGCGTGGAGCAGATCGGCTCGCCGCTCGAACTGTATCGGACGCCGCGTAATCGCTTCGTTGCGGGCTTCATCGGGTCGCCGAAGATGAACTTCATGGACGTGCGCGTGGCGCGTGTGGACGCGGCGGGCGTCACCATCGAACTGCCCGGCGGCGAGACGCTCACGCTGCCGTTCGCGGGCGCGTCGGTGAAGGCGGGGGAAACACTTACGCTCGGCATCCGGCCCGAGCATTTCGTCGAAGCATGCGGCGGCGACATCGACAGCGGTCTCACCGGCGAAGTCATCGTGATCGAACATCTCGGCGGCGAGACCTTGCTGCATCTGCGCTTGCCGAACGATCTCGTGATTCAGGTGAAGGGCTCGGGCGAATCCACCGCCATGGAAGGGCAGCGGCTGAATGCAGGCTTCAGCATTCGCCACGTCCATCTGTTTCGCGACGACGGCAGCGCGCTCGAACGCATGCGTCCGGTTACCGAGACTGCGGCTGCCTGA